From Carassius auratus strain Wakin chromosome 10, ASM336829v1, whole genome shotgun sequence, a single genomic window includes:
- the LOC113110164 gene encoding cell division cycle and apoptosis regulator protein 1-like: MNICNNERSLWRDSGRTAAEGRGEETPGTKNEKDGGPPPRKKRLERAAPHPHTALRCSPVSPGTRNQACVYLELQRRYPNLHLPSDLFHLQLSWTKSFPLEHPLPLTGMCRFHVGSNQTESETDVCESTDDAFSVRDGDLSLPEGPSVVLHPSAGLNLSVVSLSSLLEPQTPQTRDSCEVSLMAEVFSEMLQRDFGLELDQCLCRLPHDPSVKEDRSALMTFNKTYKKSLRENSSQRISVIEKMQRMLEQNAMRSVMKQAVKEARLTEITQRSSRGNQLC, translated from the exons ATGAATATCTGTAACAATGAAAG GTCTTTGTGGCGTGACTCAGGGAGGACGGCGGCGGAGGGCCGTGGGGAGGAGACACCAGGCACCAAAAACGAAAAAGATGGAGGGCCGCCTCCGAGGAAGAAGCGCCTAGAAAGAGCAGCGCCACATCCACACACTGCTCTCCGTTGTTCTCCTGTTTCTCCAGGGACACGCAA CCAGGCCTGTGTTTATCTGGAGCTTCAGCGGCGGTACCCAAACCTGCACCTGCCCTCCGACCTCTTCCACCTCCAGCTGTCCTGGACCAAGAGTTTCCCACTCGAGCATCCTCTTCCTCTGACAGGAATGTGTCGCTTTCACGTGGGATCAAACCAGACGGAGAGTGAAACAGATGTTTGCGAGTCCACAGATGATGCATTCTCCGTTAGG GATGGTGATTTGTCACTTCCAGAAGGTCCGTCTGTGGTTTTACACCCCTCCGCCGGACTCAATCTGTCTGTCGTGTCTCTGTCCTCACTGCTGGAGCCCCAGACGCCTCAGACGCGGGACAGCTGTGAG GTGAGTTTGATGGCGGAGGTGTTCAGTGAGATGCTTCAGAGGGATTTTGGGCTTGAGCTGGATCAGTGTCTGTGTCGTCTGCCTCATGACCCCAGCGTTAAAGAGGACCGCAGCGCTCTCATG ACATTCAACAAAACATACAAGAAGAGTCTGAGAGAAAACAGCAGTCAGAGGATCTCGGTCATCGAGAAGATGCAGAGAATGCTTGAACAG AATGCCATGAGATCGGTGATGAAGCAGGCGGTGAAGGAGGCCAGACTGACAGAGATCACACAGAGAAGCTCAAG AGGAAACCAGTTGTGCTGA
- the LOC113110165 gene encoding synaptobrevin homolog YKT6-like — MKLYSLSILYKGSTKANLLKAAYDLSSFSFFQRSSVQEFMTFTSALIVERSSLGTRATIKEQEYLCHVYVRNDSLGAVVIADSEYPSRVCFTLLDKVLDEFSRQVNSTDWPSGSPATVHYTALDSHLAKYQNPREADAMTKVQAELDETKIILHNTMESLLERGEKLDDLVQKSEHLGNQSKAFYKTARKQNSCCEIM, encoded by the exons ATGAAACTCTACAGTCTGAGCATCTTGTATAAAGGCTCGACGAAGGCCAACCTGCTGAAGGCGGCGTATGATCTGTCATCATTCAGTTTCTTCCAGAGATCCAG TGTACAGGAGTTTATGACGTTCACCAGTGCGCTGATTGTTGAGCGTTCATCATTAGGAACACGTGCAACTATCAAAGAGCAAG AGTACTTGTGTCACGTGTACGTGCGAAATGACAGTCTCGGTGCTGTTGTGATCGCAGACAGTGAATATCCCTCCAGAGTCTGCTTCACTTTACTTGATAAG GTGCTGGATGAGTTCTCTAGACAGGTCAACAGTACAGACTGGCCGTCTGGTTCTCCAGCCACCGTTCACTACACAGCACTGGACAGTCATCTGGCTAAATACCAG AATCCACGTGAGGCTGATGCTATGACCAAAGTGCAAGCAGAACTGGATGAAACCAAAATTATTTTG CACAACACAATGGAGTCACTTCTGGAGAGAGGCGAGAAGCTGGATGATTTAGTTCAGAAATCTGAGCATCTGGGAAACCAATCAAAAGCCTTTTATAAAACG GCACGCAAGCAGAACTCGTGCTGTGAGATCATGTGA